CGCAGCGCGGAGACGTGCTCAACAACTACGGGGCCTGGCTGTGCCAGCAGGGCCAGCCGGCCGAATCGCTGGCCTGGTTCGACCGCGCGCTGCAGGCGCCGGGCTATGCCACTCCGGGCGAGGCGCAGGCCAATGCAGGCAGCTGCGCACTGGACGCGGGCCAGCTCGAACGTGCCGAACGCGACCTGCGTGCGGCCCTCGTCGCGGCGCCGGCCAACCCGGTCGCGCTGGAGTCGATGGCCCAGCTGAGCTTCCGCCAGGGCCGCTACATGGAGGCCCGGGCCTTCGCCGAACGTAGGATTGCGGCTGCACCCGCAACGCGTTCCGTGTTACAACTTGCGTCTCAAATCGAAGCGAGGCTGGGCGATCGGGCGGCATCTGATCGTTATCTGCAGCGGATTCGACAGGAATTTCCGCAGGAAGCGGGCTCCTAACT
The sequence above is a segment of the Stenotrophomonas maltophilia genome. Coding sequences within it:
- the pilW gene encoding type IV pilus biogenesis/stability protein PilW, encoding MPRPDRLWLVLFAGVLAVAVGGCKSHPKAKLGPSQAPVYSVGDPESVRREVRWRDLLTLATRDMQVGNLDAAERKVREALKLAPEAPDALVLQAGIDDRRGRTRQAGENFRKAAELAPQRGDVLNNYGAWLCQQGQPAESLAWFDRALQAPGYATPGEAQANAGSCALDAGQLERAERDLRAALVAAPANPVALESMAQLSFRQGRYMEARAFAERRIAAAPATRSVLQLASQIEARLGDRAASDRYLQRIRQEFPQEAGS